From the Phyllobacterium sp. T1293 genome, the window GAGACAAATTCCATTTTGGCGAGAACATTTGCGCGCTCTGTCAATTCACTTGTGCGAATCGCGTTCTGGTGTGTTGTTTGCGCACTTGAATTCAATGGTTGAGACTGCGATCAATCGCGGGAACACAGTTGGGGGTACAATGAGCGAAAGCATTTTTGATCGCATCACCGCATTTCTCGGCAGCAAGAGCGCCGTGCAGAAAGTGGCCGATGATCCGGTTCTGACAGCCGAACTGCTGCTCCTGCTGCATGTGGCGCTGGCTGACGGCAAAACAGAGAAATCGGAATATGCTGCGATCCTGCGCATTGCTTCCACTGATTTCGGCATTTCGCCAGATGAGTTCAGCGAAGTTGCCGAATATCTCAAGGATTTCGGCTATGAGACATCAAGTGAACAGGCAGCGTTGGCTTTTGCCGACGTGCCCTTTGAGCGCAAGGTGATGTTGCTGCGTCATCTCCTCGCCATCGCCAATGCGGATGATGATCTTGATCCGAAGGAAGCCAATCTCATCCGCCGGACGGCGGACCTGCTCGGGGTGACGCCGGAAGAGCTGCACAAGTCCCATTGATGTCAGACATTGGTTACATGCTTGGCGTGGGCTGTGAGCGGGGATGCGATCCGCTGGAGCTTCTGGCCCTTGCCGAGATGGTTTTGAAAACGGCCAGTATAGATTCTGGTGATCTGGCAGGCATTTATTCAATTGACGCGCGTGCTGGCGAGACAGCAATCATTCAGCTGGCGGAGCGCTGGGGGTTGCCCTTTCATTGTTTTGACGCTGCAACGCTGGAGCAGCAAACGCCACGGCTTGCCAACCCGTCGCAACGAGTGTTCGAGCTGACGGGCAGTCATGGTATAGCAGAAGCCGCTGCACTCGCTGCCGCTGGCCCGGCTGGCAAACTGGTGATCGGCAAGATGAAATCTGCCCATGCAACGGCTGCATTGGCGGCAAGAAAGACATAGACAATGACCGTTCATTTCATTGGCGCCGGTCCCGGCGCGCCCGATCTTATCACCGTGCGCGGTTTGAAGCTGATTCAGTCCTGCCCGGTCTGTCTTTATGCGGGCTCGCTGGTGCCGCCGGAAATGGTTGCCGAAGTGCCTGAGGGTGCGCGGGTTGTCGATACGTCGTCACTGACGCTCGACGAGATCATTGCCGAGTTTGAACGGGCACATGCGGAAGGCAAGGATGTGGCGCGGGTGCATTCCGGCGATCCGTCGATCTATGGCGCGGTGGCCGAACAGATGCGGCGGCTCGATGCGCTTGGCATTGAGTATGATGTGACGCCGGGTGTTCCAGCCTTTGCGGCTGCTGCCGCAGCGCTGAAAAAGGAACTGACGGTTCCCGAGGTCTGCCAGACCATTGTTCTCACGCGCACATCGATGAAATCATCAGCCATGCCTGAAGGTGAGGATCTGGCGACGCTCGGTAAATCCGGCGCAACGCTGGTCATTCATCTTTCCATCCGCAACCTGACCAAGATCGAGACGGAGCTGACACCGCTTTATGGTGCCGATTGCCCTGTGATCGTGGCCTACCGGGTTGGCTGGCCGGATGAACAATTCATCCATGGAACGCTTGCCGATATTGCGGGCAAGGTGAGGGAAACGGGCCTGACCCGCTCAGCGATGATCTTTGTCGGCAAGGGCCTGTCAGCCGATGCATTTCGCGATTCCGCGCTTTATCACAAGGATCACAGCCACACTCTGCGCTCACGGTCTGAGTGAGTGGGGGAAATATAAG encodes:
- a CDS encoding cobalamin biosynthesis protein; the encoded protein is MSDIGYMLGVGCERGCDPLELLALAEMVLKTASIDSGDLAGIYSIDARAGETAIIQLAERWGLPFHCFDAATLEQQTPRLANPSQRVFELTGSHGIAEAAALAAAGPAGKLVIGKMKSAHATAALAARKT
- the cobM gene encoding precorrin-4 C(11)-methyltransferase, with product MTVHFIGAGPGAPDLITVRGLKLIQSCPVCLYAGSLVPPEMVAEVPEGARVVDTSSLTLDEIIAEFERAHAEGKDVARVHSGDPSIYGAVAEQMRRLDALGIEYDVTPGVPAFAAAAAALKKELTVPEVCQTIVLTRTSMKSSAMPEGEDLATLGKSGATLVIHLSIRNLTKIETELTPLYGADCPVIVAYRVGWPDEQFIHGTLADIAGKVRETGLTRSAMIFVGKGLSADAFRDSALYHKDHSHTLRSRSE
- a CDS encoding tellurite resistance TerB family protein, giving the protein MSESIFDRITAFLGSKSAVQKVADDPVLTAELLLLLHVALADGKTEKSEYAAILRIASTDFGISPDEFSEVAEYLKDFGYETSSEQAALAFADVPFERKVMLLRHLLAIANADDDLDPKEANLIRRTADLLGVTPEELHKSH